From Acropora muricata isolate sample 2 chromosome 14, ASM3666990v1, whole genome shotgun sequence, one genomic window encodes:
- the LOC136898475 gene encoding uncharacterized protein produces MKGKHSCELLDEDRFAAPDDFVQEQGYKYFDMNREYQKAERNNACANQPCSNKCCEDNPCSNGGTCIELCEHAKQKFNCTCANGFFGKFCEKKSTSCKQLQLEANKPKSSTVYTLYDPASKSFYQTFCDFTSENGFVWTLLESYSLANENDFRRVPFFHNYSVNQNSFKWNKFRLPLLIMNSMLSHSTHVRATCNFNTDGLVTKDYLRAKTTDLNILQLKGNPCVKMEYVNIRGYGCYNCTAEIFQLSNMHLHIDSYRGPYCQFTSAHNGSVELPGGEDNFGHYHTINPLHRCTSGNDATTQWWFGEQ; encoded by the exons atgaaggGAAAGCACAGCTGTGAGTTGCTTGATGAAGACAGGTTTGCGGCACCCGATGACTTTGTACAAGAACAAGGTTACAAGTACTTTGACATGAACAGAGAATATCAGAAAGCG GAGAGAAACAACGCATGCGCAAATCAACCATGCAGTAACAAGTGCTGTGAAGACAATCCCTGTTCTAACGGAGGAACATGCATCGAACTGTGCGAACAcgccaaacaaaagttcaacTGCACGTGCGCCAATGGATTTTTTGGAAAGTtctgtgaaaagaaaagtacatcTTGCAAGCAGCTACAACTCGAAGCAAACAAGCCAAAAAGTTCTACTGTATACACTTTGTATGATCCTGCAAGCAAGTCATTCTACCAAACTTTCTGTGATTTCACTTCTGAAAAtggattcgtttggactctACTCGAGTCCTACAGCTTAGCCAACGAAAACGATTTCAGGCGTGTGCCTTTCTTCCACAATTACTCAGTGAACCAGAACTCTTTCAAATGGAACAAGTTTCGCCTGCCATTGCTGATTATGAATTCAATGCTGAGCCATTCTACACACGTCCGAGCAACTTGCAACTTCAACACTGATGGCCTGGTAACAAAGGATTACTTAAGAGCTAAGACAACTGATCTCAACATCCTGCAATTGAAAGGCAATCCATGTGTAAAAATGGAATATGTCAATATCAGAGGCTATGGCTGTTATAACTGCACGGCCGAGATATTTCAATTAAGCAATATGCACCTTCACATTGATTCATACCGCGGGCCTTATTGTCAGTTCACGAGTGCTCATAACGGCTCCGTTGAGTTACCAGGTGGAGAAGATAACTTTGGGCATTACCATACAATCAACCCTTTACACAGATGCACGTCCGGGAATGATGCCACAACGCAGTGGTGGTTTGGAgaacagtaa